In Cryptomeria japonica chromosome 5, Sugi_1.0, whole genome shotgun sequence, the genomic window GACCATATAACTTAAGAGTTTGAGAATGTGATtataaaaacttttaaatgaaaagGCTTAcctaattaaattaaacattaaaaaGGGCAATTGATGAAAgagacaaaaattaattaaaaaccaAGAGATTCCAATATCATTCACTTTTGTGAAATGAAAATCAAGAATAACTTTTagaaaatttgtatttttttttttaacattataaCTGTAAAGTTTTAACTTGTTCCTCTAACAATCATATAACTTAAAAAAGTAGAGGGTTCTATtgtaaaaacttttaaatgaaaagACCTATCTAATCAAATTAATTATTAGAAAAAACaattaataaaagaaataaaaattaattaaaaaccaAGAAATTCAATATCATTTATCTTTGTAAAAcaaaaataaagaatatgttttaagaaagaaatttataatatttttttaacaatAACTATGAAGTTTTAACATGCTATTTATAGAATTATATTCAAAATTCTATTCTGATtataaaaacttttaaatgaaaagACCAACCTAACTAAATTAATAAACATGAGGAAAATCAATTAACAAGAGAGACAGAAACTAGTTAAAGAGAGATTCCAATGTCGTATACGCCCAGGGAACGTGCTTTGACGGAATTTGGATGACATCTATTTTAAAATATGAACTCTTTATGCTTTCTCCTTGTGCAATGATTCTAAACTTTTGAGCGTCTACTAGCATAGCATAATAGCATAGCAAAGCAAAGCAGAGAGTAGGGCAAAATGGATGGTCTGGCCATAAAAGCTTTCATAAGTGTGGCGCTTGCGCTAGTCATAGCAGGATGGTCTGTTCGTCGGAAGTCTCTAAATCTGTCGGGTGGTTTTGCTGGATTTGTAGTAATGGCAGCAACTATAATGGCCTCCTACAGGTATCAATATCGCTTACACTTGTTAGCGAGATTCTTTTAGCTCATGCTAAAGTGGGCTCATGTTTTCGTGAAGGTTTGGAGCTCTTCTCCTCGCATTTTTCTTCACATCGTCAAAGCTCACAAAGTATGGTGCTGAAAGGAAGCGCAAAAGTGATGCTGAGTACAAAGAAGGAGGCCAACGGGATTGGTAATTTTTAACGTTTCAATGGATGCATTTCTcgtttttattttgtgaaatttgGAGAATTTACGATTTCTCTGAAACCATTTGGGCTGAAATGTTGATGTTGCACAAAAGCTATTGATGTTATTTGGAACTGTATTATTCAAATATCGTTTAATGGAAACGGGTAGTATTACGCTGTAGGGCCAACCTGGAAAATGCAAAGAAGCCTTGCCGAAATTCATTTCTGGGTGTTCTTTTTCTTTTAGGGTCGTTGAACACTTTTTTGTTGGCAGAAGAAGATCACAACTCAATTATATATAATTGTGAAAAATTGTAGAAGAATCACAGCTTTTGGTGTATATAAAAATTCCTTTTCTGAAATAGAAAAACTAGAATGAATGAACGAAATGATTTCAACTACGTCAACAAGACCAAATGGACTATGAGATCACAAATTGCTGGTTGTCTCAAATGTTCAAAGATTAGGAGGACAAGTGGCATCTTTTAAAAGGCTGCTCTTTTTCTTGCTGATTTGAATCAGCAACTCTCCCAATCCTTGTTATTTGGAACTGTATTATTCAAATATCGTTTAATGGAAACGGGTAGTATTACGCTGTAGGGCCAACCTGGAAAATGCAAAGAAGCCTTGCCGAAATTCATTTCTGGGTGTTCTTTTTCTTTTAGGGTCGTTGAACACTTTTTTGTTGGCAGAAGAAGATCACAACTCAATTATATATAATTGTGAAAAATTGTAGAAGAACCACAGCTTTTGGTGTATATAAAAATTCCTTTTCTGAAATAGAAAAACTAGAATGAATGAACGAAATGATTTCAACTACGTCAACAAGACCAAATGGACTATGAGATCACAAATTGCTGGTTGTCTCAAATGTTCAAAGATTAGGAGGACAAGTGGCATCTTTTAAAAGGCTGCTCTTTTTCTTGCTGATTTGAATCAGCAACTCTCCCAATCCTTGAAAACGGTTTTCATATAATTCTACCATGTAATTAACTTTTAGTATTTCCTTGTATTTGGCTTAGATGTTTGTATATCTTGGACATTAAAGGATGAAACGTTCTTAGGTATATCTACAATAGTGAGTCCCAAACTTGGGGTATGAGATTTTTCAATTCTAATGGAGGTGAAAAGTAAGAAATACCTTTGTTCGAAGGTATTTTTTCGGTATTTTTTCGAATAGAGGTACCTTCATTTGATGGTGAGTCAAAAATCACTTTCGTTGAAAgatgtaaaatgtaaaaaaaactttcaaatgaaGTTAATTTTCATAAATAGAAAAATAAGGGCCTTCAATTTTTCCTTTTATGGGAATTACCATAAAAGGAATAGAAAGGGTTTTTCATTTATGGAAATTACCTTCGCTCAaaggtttttaattttattttttgtgaaaATGACATACTTTTGAATGAAGGTCCTTGAATACCTTTGAATGAAGGTCCTTGAATACCTTTGAATGAAGGTACTTTCGTTCAAAGGTCCATCAAATGAAGGCCTTAGAAGTGACCTTTCCATCTTAGGCCTCAGATTTTCTTCAATTGTTTTTTATTTGAATCTTGGGTTGGCCCAGCAAATAGAATGAATATGACAAGATAATTTGCTGGATCATAGCACTCAAAATAAGATTTCTGATGagtaattttgaatatatttagattgattattttatttattttctattttctagcGAACATAGGTTTTTTAGCAATCGTGAAGGTCTGTTCCACACAAATGGATCAATAATAAAATAGataatttttattgaaaaaatttgtgtgctgtccaaggggttgagcttaattggttaaaatgtTGGTTTTTCATTGAGGAAACCCAAGTTCAAATTtccatagggacatctaaagtggaattctaagttgtgactcttgggcTTCCATAGTTGGCTTCTAATATGGATGTTGTTTTTaaataaagtggatttctaagtagtGACTGTTGGTCTTCCATAGGTGATTTGTAGTGTGTTTGCTCATAAAGATTTTGTATTCGTTTCATGTTGATGCTTGTACGTGCAGAATATTTGTTAATGATATGCAATACATATAAAAAAAATCTGTGCACTAAGTATAGATGTTCTTATTTCAACAAAAAAGAAGTTAATTTGGATGCACACAAAATAATTTATAGTTAATCTCActtcaaaagattatgaaaaatgCACTAGATATCGGTGTAACAAATCTatgtttaaaaatttataattatatccTTTCTACTAATAAAGTTATGATTTACGGAAGTAACTTCACTTTCTAAAAATGCTGTTAACTATAAAAAATAAACTATTAAAAGTTCGTAAAAAAATCACAAATTATttcctaaaattaaaaaaaatacatttataatCTATAGAAAAGATCTCAAAAATCACTAATTCTTATCATTTTAAAATTCTTAACGGTTTAGTTGCTATAGGTGTTAGAAAGTGGAAATATGATTCAAAATGTAGATTTCAGTGTCCTACTTGAGCCAAAAAGTGGGACACTGTTGTGGGATCACCCTCCTCCATTTCTACTCCCATATGGTACCAAAAAAAAAAGCCCTCTCCTCACACTCTTTAGGTGTTGTCCATTTGCTTGTCTTGCATCTAAGCCTATGGGATATAGTCCTTAGTTGAGCAATGTAGATCTTTTCCCTTCATTCAATTCAACCCTTATAATAATTTTTCACAATACTCATAAGTCGTTTGGATTGTATAATGTATTGTTGTCATTTCCTACTTGTTTTATTTCTCATCATCATTGGTCTAAACTTTTCATTCATGTATTTTTCAGCGTTGTTAAATTTTGAGCATTTGTTTAGGGGAATGTTCCAACTaatctatttttgtatttttcaatgtttctaaattttaattttttgtatgaTGCCTTTAGTCATGAAAAGTTCCTCGCTCACAATAATAGTAGGAGGTGCATCTTTTCATTTTCATGCTCATACGACTATTTTGCATACCCCAACCATTGACTTGCTGATATGATGTTATGCTGTTCTCTATCTGTGTATTTTCTGTATGTAGCTCCCTCCAAAATCTCTTTGGTTCATGTTTGCCTAAGTAAATCAGCTCTGTCCTTCTAGTTCTTGTGTATTCTTTTGATTGGTGAGATCTAGTTCTTGTGTATTCTTTTTTTTGTTCTCACCAATCGCacattattttttttggttttccttTGTTCTTCCTGCTGGTTTCTTTAGTGATCTCTACATTGCCTTGCATTCTTCGTCATCCCACGGGTTTGTTGGGAAGCTATTTGTTTTACTCTTTTCAGGTTTAGCTCATTTGAATGTGTTTAGGTTTTCTTGAATGGTGTGCATTAGCTTCTTGCTCTTAGTAGAATCAGGAATTTATGCAAATGCTGGGAGGTCCCTTgctttcttcttcttgtttgtatTCAAGGCAGCCCTGAAGGCTTGCTGATTTTCTTCTATCAAGAGGATGTTTCCTTTGATTGGATGCTTATTTTGGTTGATCCAGTTGTAGTTGTCATGCTGTTTGTCTCCTTGTATTTGAAATTTTATAGAAACTGGTTTTTATACGATTTGGATTTCTTGGGTGCAAAATAGCATGCTGGTATGCTAATATTTCTGTCATTTTATGTGGTTCCTATACAAAAATACTATTTATTCTCATTTTGTTTTTCTATTTGATACTTCTACCCCATGCTTCCTCTAGTAACACCATTATATCCTTACATCCCTTGCCATTTTCTACCACTTTATTCCATATTGTTACCTTATGTGTAGCCTAAAATTCTGGTGTCTCGCACCCATTGTGCTCATGTGATTTTGTCCAAATGGTTATTTCCCTACCTTTGACTATGGGCCGTAACCCAGGTACTCTTCTCCAAGGATAACCTTGCTGTTCCAACTTAAAAACATAAGATGATTTTGGGCAGCCCATACTCTCTGCTTTTTCAGTTTTGTTGAGCTGTGATATAGGCTTTCCCATTGCTTGGTTATGCCCAGCTCCTCTCATTCCTTGCCACCTTCACCTACACCCATTCCTTAATTCTCTCTTCTAGTTGCAAAAAAGGTTTAAGTCTTAATTGAGGTAATAGTTCGAGTCTGTAAACATGATTCTATTTCTTATTACTTTCCCGATATCCACAAAGTTGACCATTGTGACCCAGATATGTTTATCCCTTCCTGTCTCTTGCCACTTGCTTGTTTGATGTGACCTTTCCGTTTTAACCAATCTGAAAGGAAATCCCTTGCTAGGCTTTTGTCTCCTCTCCTTCTCCATGGTTTTTCAGCCTTTAGATGATTATGATTGATAGTTTATTGTGCCATTCCTGTCCTATCATTTGACTCTTTTCTTGCTTCTCAATCAACTCCTGTTTGCTGAATGGTTCTTTTACTACCCGTGTCCATGCCTAAGCCTCTTCTAGTTTGTTTTGTAGCTCATTTTCTTGCACTTCCATGTTGTGGAGTACTTATTGAACTTATTTTATTTGCAGCAAATAGCATCGTTTGATTTTGGCCTTTTTCCCTTTTGCATTCTGCAGTAGCTATTGTAGTGGTTTTACAAATATTTACATTGATTGAACGATGCACAATTCATGCTAATGCTTGCCATATATGTCTTATTTTCTAGAGCAAGTCATGAAAGCGTAAGTAGACTGTATAGTTTCTTGAGTATCAGTTCCATTTTAAAATATACCTGATTTTTTAATATTTCCCCTGGATCGGGTCATTTGGTTGCTCTAAATAAATATAGAGCTGTTCAAGGCATGCAAGCCTCTTTAGGGGATACAGGTCCTATATTAAGGAAACCCCACTGGAGGGCATAGATCCTACATGTAAGGAAAAATGTTATAATCTTCAGAAAGCCTAATTTTCTTACACATCAAGTCAGCTTTTAATTAACCTATTTTTCATGGCCATGATATCACTACGGCCTTAGAGGTTATTATATGGACTTAGATGGTTCTTGGGAAATAAGCACACATGAAATAATTACAGATATAAGGCATCTTCAACGAATTCTTCATTGAATACAGATACTCAAGAAATTCTGAATATGCTACTATTATTGATATGTAATGCAAATCTTAAAGGATTCTAAGCCCTTTAATTGGTTTTTCTTCAGTACTTTTATTAAATGATGCTCTTACTGTGTCAGTGGTTGTTCTGGATATTGCAGTATAGGTTTGAATATTTCCCTTTCCCACTGGAATTAGTCGGACAGGTATTTGTATCTATATTTGAGATAGATCTGACATCGTTACAGATTTGAATGTGTCATATCTGATAACTTATGTTAGACTTATTGACTCTTAAAAGTTACCTTCTTGTACCTTGAACTTTTGATACATGGAACTTTTCACAGAAATTCTAACTGATTCATAATTTTATCAGCATTATTTCTTTCTGAGATGTTACTTTTTCCATAATACCTGCTACGATATTTGGACCCATCTTTTCTCCTCGTTATTTCAAAATACCATGCATTATGAAATGGATATTCGGTCTTGATGTCGATTAATTTTGCTTTTCACTCAGGTTGCAAGTGCTAATGAACAGTTTGATTGCCACAGCATTAGCATTAGGAGTTGCATATTTAACAGGCTGGAATGATATCTGTTTGGACTCAGAAAAAGCATCTTTGGTGACTGGTCTTATTGGAGGTATTCTTGGGCACTATGCATGCTGTAATGGTGACACCTGGTCTTCAGAAATTGGTGTTCTTAGTAGCAGTCAACCTCGGCTCATTACTACCTTTAAGGTATGATCATATTCTGTACTGTAAATACTAAATAGTTGAAGTTCAAACGGTTATTTTTTATTTTCAGATGAAGATAATATTTAGTATGTTAGATATCTATGTTAGGCCCAAGGGGGcagaatatataatattattattgcaTATAAATTGTACATTTCAAAGGACAATTTACATTCAAATTTATAGGCAGGGAAAACAGTTTTACTGTCATAACCATCTAAActgaaaataaattacaaatatgtTAATCCATAATGATTAACTCATGAACATCCTTCCCCTAATCGGATGGGGTTATCATGACACCAAGAAGTATTTTGAACTGCCCAAACGTCTCTTGGCCAAGCATTTTGGTGAGAATACCTGCTGGTTGATCTGAAGCTTCTTTAAAAAGCCTGTTAATGTGACAGGTCTTAAATTTGTTTGAACTAAATTTGTTATCTTGGCAAGGTTCAAATTTTGATACCGATCTTGTTGCTTTGGTAGGTCTCAAATTATGATAATGAGCTTGTTGCTTTGACAGGTCCCAAATTTTGATAATGAGCCTGTTTGCTTTCACAATTCTCAATTTTGGACTTGTTTTATCTATGTTGAATCTGCATTATCCAATCATGAATGCAGCCACTCTATTTCCAATGCTATTATTTGAAAAAAATGACCAAACTTTAGTGGCTGATATAAGTAGTCATTAAGTATCAATCTAGGAGAACGTTGCATTGTCATTGAAAATGTTAATTTTAATGATCAGATTAGGAGAATGCAGATAGAAGATAATTAAATCAAATTTGTACAGCATGTTGAATACAATTTGGCCAACACACAGCCAGTTATAAGGCCACTAACAAGGCCGATCTGCAATCGTAGGAACAGTGCCGATTGATACTCTGTATTTACTGCCTTGATGAAGGTATAGAACTCGCCTAAGTCTGAATGCAAAGTGGAGGAGAGCAATTCGATTTGTGTCTATTCGATGTGTAGTGAATGTTCTTCAAACTGCTGTAGATATGTATTCGATCTGCTGAAGGTGTATACGGACTGCTGTAGATGTTTCGATCATCATGGAGAGAGGGAACCGATCTATGTATATACCCATCCCTGGGTGACTCTTCACCAAGGGTCGGTTCTATTCCAAGCAACACATTTTCCACCAAGGATCGGCTCCACTCCAAGCAACATGACTTTCACCAAGGGTGGCGGGCTTTAACAAATAGTTACGATTTATTGacaaaatgttttatttaaatcactaatatAAATATGCAAAGCCGATAGGCTAATTGCATATTTTGGTCATAGTCGGCTAAGGAGATTCCTGCCGCTATACTCAACAAGAGGGGATGTATTCACACaatgccccattgcaaatggggacccctactttttgctttctagggttagttttcttggCTTAGTCTTTTAGGTTCgtgctattaatctttgcattgggGAGTTGCCAGAGAGCCCATTGGGATTGAATGGTTTCTTGAGTTGAGATGAATCAGTAGGTGGTCTCGATCAGGGTCTCTTTGAAGGCCTTCTCTAGGTCAGGCCTTGCTCTAGTTTTGGGGTCATGCCTTGATTGAGTTTGGGAGAGTCTTTGCATTATGTCTAGAACTTGAATGTAAATCTTAGTGTGGTCCTAGAAGTTTGAGTTAGAGTCAGTCAAGGATATGAATGAAGATGAAAGTTGTTGTCAAGAGCCCCCTTTTGGGTCTAAGTTGGTCATGAGTAAAGCGAGAATCAAGTCCAACTACGAGGGATGGAGGCAAATGAATCAAATCCTCTAGAGCCCTATCCATTATCTTCAAAGTACGCTTAAATTCTTGCTTCAAGCCCTTGACCCAGGCGAAGTTGACCTAAGCATGCTTTTGAAATATGTTTGAATGATTGTCAATGAGGAACTTAGAGGTTAAGAACCAAGTTCGCTTTGGTACGttccaaaggtacaagagcgaCTTTCTTGGTAGAGAATTTTTGTCCTCATTTGGATAGGAGACTTCATCCTAGAGCCTTGTTTGATACCAATTCCATTCATTTACCCTTCAAGGAGCAAAGAACATGAAGCTTGAGTGTGAAAACTTGGAggaaagtggaaaatttgagctagattgtgaattttgctcctgacccttccagaggtaTAGGAGCGACATCTTCCTAGGCTCCTTTTGCTCTCCTAATTTGGATGAAATCTCACTTTCAAGGTTTGAATTGGAAGGAGATCAACCTAAGCGCACCTTTGAGTATGAATTAGAGCCACCCTAGACTTGAGAGTTTGAGAGGAAATTGGGGAATTTAACAGCAAGCatgaatttcgctcccgacccttccaaaggtacaaggGCGAACTCTCCTAAAAACCTCCCTTCTTCCCtctaatttggatcaatttggtGTTCTTAAGCTTTGATTGAAGAGAGGATGATTTGTTCATGCCTTTGAAGTATATTTAAAACAAGTTAAAGGATGAACCATGGAGGATTTGAGCTTTGAAGCAaaatttgctcctaacccttccaagggTACGAGAGCAAATTCCTTAGAATCACCT contains:
- the LOC131078013 gene encoding protein PGR is translated as MDGLAIKAFISVALALVIAGWSVRRKSLNLSGGFAGFVVMAATIMASYRFGALLLAFFFTSSKLTKYGAERKRKSDAEYKEGGQRDWLQVLMNSLIATALALGVAYLTGWNDICLDSEKASLVTGLIGGILGHYACCNGDTWSSEIGVLSSSQPRLITTFKHVPHGTNGAVTVAGLLAAAAGGAVIGLTFVLTGLFTARCEGQLASKQLLAFPIATFAGLFGSVVDSILGATVQYSGFCAVRKKVVGKPGPTVKRITGQNILSNNGVNFVAVLITTLTTSAVCLYVF